Genomic segment of Alkalidesulfovibrio alkalitolerans DSM 16529:
GGAACTTGAAGAGGCGCTTGGCGTGCTCCTTCTCCTGCTCGGCCGTCTCGACGAAGATGTCAGCGATCTGCACGAAACCTTCTCCCTTGGCCTTGCTGCCGAAGAAGGTGTAGCGGTTGCGCGCCTGGGACTCGCCCGCGAAGGCGGTCAGAAGGTTGCGTTCGGTGCGGGTGTTCTTCAGGGATTTCATGTGTGCTCTCCTTTAGCGTGGTTGTATGTGTCCCCCGGCGCGGCGGCACGGGGAGGGGCTGGCTTCGGGTCCTGCGGCGCAGGCGCGGCATGTCCCGGTGAGCTTGACTTGGACGTGCTCGGCGCGAAAGCCTGTGCCCGCGTCGGCCAGGCCCGCGATGTCGAACCCCTCGGGCAGATCGACATCCTCGATGCGGCCGCAGACGCGGCACACGAGGTGCGCGTGCGGCTCGTCCGTGCGGCCGTCGAAGCGGCGCTCGTGGCCGAGGTCGAGTTCCTGGATCACCCCGGCCTGGATCAGGCTGTTCAGGGTGTTGTAGACCGTGGCCTTGCTCATCCAGGGCAGTTCCAGGGCCGCGCGGGCATGCACCGATTCGGCGCTCGGATGCGAGGAGTCATCGGCCAGGAGGCGCACGATGGCCTCTCGCTGCGGCGTGACGCGAAGCCCGCTTCGCCGCATGCACTCGATCATCCGGCCTGCCCGGCCCTGAGTGGTGTTTTCGTGCGTGGTCTGGTTCATGTCGTGCTCATTTGTTGGATTCATTCTAAAATAAGAATGATTCTTGTCAACAACTTTTTGAAAAAAGAGCGGCTTTTTTCTTCCGGAGCGTTTTAGGCAAGGCATCATCGCGCAATTTATGAATAAATTTCCGCACATCCAAAAAAGTGAGAAAGGTCGAAAAAAGGCGGCTCGTCCCGCGAACGATGGAGGTGCTTCCTTGGAGGATCGGTCGTGGTCCTGGGTAAAGGCTCGTCCGTGCATATTGGTGACGAGGCGCGCGGCATTCCCGCCTTGACCGCCCTCCCCCGCCCGGTTTATGGATTTTCCCCGCTTTCGCCCTGGGGCGGAATCGGTGTAGCATGCCCCATCGGCCTTCCCGAGGCGGCAAAATGGCACCCCAGGCCGCTCCGGTCGGGAATGCCGCCGCGCCAAACCATACGCGCCCGTAGCTCAGGTGGATAGAGCAGGAGCCTTCTAAGCTCTTGGTCGGGGGTTCGAATCCTCCCGGGCGCGCCACGCCATCACAATGCAGGCGTTTCTGTGAACACGGAAACGCCTGCATTTATTTTTTACGCTGCCAAATGGGCAGCTTCATTACCAGAAGAATACATCACGTTCCTCAAATTTCTTTGACGAAGACAGTTATTAATGTATAATATCTTACAATAATAGTGCCTATATACGCACCATAAAGCATGTTCATCATGCTTTATATGGGAGAAAATCATGTTCCCATTCAGCCATGAACAATTTCTACCATGCACACTTCAAGAACTCATAGAAGTCCGCGAGAGACTCCCATTTGCCGATGTCCACGCCCCGCTCCATCTTACAGACGATATGGATGCATATGAATTACACTCGGGATTTCTCGTCGAAGGAAGCCAGGGTGTCTTCTGCGTTTCGTCTTTGCGTCTGCTCCGGGAAGCAAGTTCTGGAAAAAGCGCGCATGAAATCGCACGATCCCCAGACGACCTCACAGAGCTCGAACACCTCCATAGATACGGCGTCATCAGAACCGGAAACGGTGGCAGCGGAAAATTGATCACCCATGAGGCTGGGAACGAGTTTTCACGGTTGTATGAGAATCGGAACCTGACGTGGTTCTCCTACATTCCGCAGAAGATCGAGATGGATATCACCACAAAGTGCAACCTGCGATGCATTCATTGCTCCCGGGAGGCGTCTCCGGAGGCAAGGCAGGGAAGCATGACGCTTGAGGACTACATCCGGATTATCGAACAAGCTGCGGAAATCGGCGTACCGAACTTGACGGTCATGGGAGGAGAACCCACCACCCATCCCGAATTCATCGAACTGGCCCTGATCGCGCGAGTGGCCGGGGTCAAGAGCCTTTCGACGAGCACGAACGGCTGGCTGGTCGACGCCGCGCTGGCGCACAAGATGGCCCGTCTTTTCGGATCGGTCCAGGTCAGCCTGCACGGCGCGAAAAGCGCGACGCACGACGCCATTGTCGGTCGCAAAGGCGCATTCGAGCGCGCGGTGCGCGCGCTTTCGCTGTTGCGCGACGAGGGCGTGGCCTCGCTGAACATCTCCTTCTCGGTCATGCGACAAAACGCGACCGAGATTTCGGCCATGGTCGAACTGGCCAAGGATCTGGGCATAACCGAACTGCGCTTCCTGGTGCTCACCCCCGAGGGTAGGGCCCTGAACCTTTCGACCTGGGGCGAGGACGAAAAACGGGAAATCGCCGATCAGCTTGGCGGCTTGCGCGTGGCCTTCGGCAACTGCGTGGACATAAGCGCGGGCGGTTTCCCGCCCTACGACGGCATATCGAAGACAGCCGCGTTCTACGGCTGCCCGGCGGGAAGAAACCTGCTCTACATAGACGCGCAAGGCCGCGCCAAGCCTTGCCATTGCACCGGCATCGACCTCGGCGACGTTCGCGAATCCCCCTTGCTTGATCTGTGGCACAGCAAACCAATGCAATCCTTGCGTTCCAGACTCGATTGCTGCGAATACAGTCAGGTCTGCGCTGGGGGCTGTCTTGGCAATGAGGAATGGCTGCAAAAATTCTTTCACCATGCATGAGGAGGACAAGATGGACGCAAGAATGGAAATGGCGGTTCGCGACATCATTCGCGAGGAGTTCACGCGCCTGCGCAACTCGCTGACAGGCGTGCCGGGCGGCCTGGCATCGGACTGCGGATGCTTCTACGACCAGGGATGTTGTCGCGACCAAGGGTGTTGCAACGACAAAGGATGCTGTGGGCAAAAGAACCTCGGCAAGCTCGACGAACTCACATCGGGCCGGTTCGACGTTCTGCAGGAATTCATTCTCTCCAACAAGGAACCGATCATCAAGTTTTTCAAGGAGCGCGGCGTAGAGGTCAATCTTTAGCGCAATCCCCACGACATCCGACAGCCCATGTTCTGCCGGGAGCGAAGCGTCCGCGAACCTGTTGCGCGGTCCACGCGCCATATTTTTGCGCCCACACGGGCGAACCAGGAACGCGGTGTGAAAAAACGGCCGCCCTGGATTACTCCGGGGCGGCCGTGTGTTTTCTCTCCAGAGATTTCGCGCCTGGGATTTCGCGCCTGGGATTTCGCGCCTGGGCGGCACTCGCGGGCTCATGTCCCGCCTTGATGCGTGTGGCGCGTGTGCAGCGGTCTGCTAGTCGGGCCTGCGCACCACCAGGGTCCCGGCGATGTAGTCGTGCAGGGCCTGCTTTCTGGGCGTGAAGGCGGCCATGAGGTAGCCCAGCAGGAAAATGAGGCCGGAAAGCAGCTTGCCGAAGTAGCGCAGCGTGGCGCGGCCAAAGCTCAGCCGCCGCCCGTCCATGTCCGTGACCACGATGCCCATCATCCGCTTGCCGAAGGTGGCCTGGTGGGCCGACGACTCCTGCAGGGCATAGTACCCCCAGGAAAGGCACAAGGCGATGATCATGCCCATGGTGTCGTCACGCGTCAGTTCCTCGCCGCTGACGTTCTCCACGCCGCCGAAGTCGAGGAAATAGGTCAGCGCGAACGTCACGACGAACAAAATTCCCTGGTCCGCGATGTAGGCCCCCAGGCGCTGCATGAAACTCGCGTATCCGCCGTTGCGCCCGGCTTCCGCCGCGCGCCGCGCCTTCAATTCTTCCCAGCCGTCGTCGTTCCTGTCCATCGAGCCTCCCGTGGGCGGCCAAAGCCTCGCGGCCCGGCCCTGATCCGTCAGGATATAGGCCCCAAGCCCATGCGAACGCAAGCCCCGCGCGGCCCGAAACCCACGATTCGCCGCTTTGCGGCCACGGCGGCCCGTCTCCCCGCACACTCGCGGCGGAAGGCCGTTTTCAGCGTCATGAGCACGGCGGGCATTGCCAAAACGCCCGGCTGCCGCCATAGTGCGGCCCATGCGCGCCATACAGGTGGTCAACGTCCGGTTCTTCAACGCCACGGCCTGGTACGGCCTGTACCTGACCCGCCTCATGCGCGAGGCCGGGCACCAGGCGCTGGTCATCGGGCTGCCGGATACCGAAAGCTTCGAGGTGGCGCGCGAATGGGGCATCGAGCCCGTGCCCATGGACATGAACACCACCCACCCCGGCCGCCTCCTGGCCCTGTACCGCGAGATGGCCGACCTCGTACGCGATTTCCGACCGCACGTGGTCAACTGCCATCGCGGCGAATCCTTCCTGCTCTGGGGGCTCCTTAAGCGCGCCACGCGCTCCTTCGCCCTGGTGCGCACGCGCGGCGACCAGCGCCTGCCCAGGAACAACCTGCCCAACCGCTGGCTGCACCGCGATGTGGCCGACGCCGTGGTGGCCACCAACTCCTCCATGGCCCGGCACTTCATCCAGGCCATGGGCCTGCCCTCGGAAAAGGTCTGGACCATCCTGGGCGGAGTGGACACCGGCCGCTTCCGCTTCGACCCCGAGGGCCGCGCGCGCGTGCGCGCCGAGTTCGGCTTCGCGCCCGAGGACGTGGTGGTGGGCATCGTGGGCCGATTCGACCCGGTCAAGGGGCAGGAGGATCTAATCCGCGCGGCCGGGGAGGCCAGACGCCTGGGCGGCTGCAGCTTCAAGCTCTTCTTCGTGGGCTTCGATTCCATCACCGGCAGCGGCGAGATCAAGGAATGGTGCCGCCGCGAAGGCGTGGACGACATCGCCCGCCTTTCGGGGGCGCGAAAGGACGTGGCCGCCTGCCTCTCGGCCCTGGATATGGGCGTGTGCGCCTCGCGCTACTCCGAGACCATCGCCCGCGCGCCCATGGAGATCATGGCCTGCGGCAGGCCGCTTATCGCCACGCGGGTGGGCGTGCTGCCCGACCTGGTGCCGCCCTCGGCCCTGGCCGCGCCATCCGACCCCGAAGACCTCGGCCGCCTGTTGCACAAGGCCCTGACCCGGCCCGACTGGCTGAAGGCCGTGCAGGTGGACGAGCAGCGCATCATGGCCCAGTATTCGGGCAAGGATTTCCTCAACCAGACCCTGAGCCTCTACCAGGGACTGACATCCGGACTGCACGCCTGAGAGCACGCATGCGAGAACCCGTCACCGCCGTGATCCTGACCTTCAACGGCCAGCGCCTGCTGCGCGAATGCCTGCAAAGCCTCGACTTCTGCGACGAGATCGTGGTCGTGGACTCGGGCAGCACGGACGAGACCCTGGCCATCGCCGCCGAGTTCGGCGCGCGCGTGCTGCACCGCGCCTGGGAAGGCACGATCCCGCAGTTCCGCTTTGCCTTTACGCACGTGGCCACGCCCTGGGTGGTGACCCTGGACCAGGACGAATACTGCTCGCCGGAACTGCGGCAAGCCATCGTCCAGGCGCTCGAAAACCCCGGCAGCGCGTGCGGCTTCTACGTCAAGCGGCGCTCGTTCTACCTCGACCGCTTCCTCAAACATTCGGGCTGGTATCCGGACTGGCTGTTCAGGGTCTTCCGCATGGACGGCTTCGAGCTCAAGGGCACGCTGCCGCACGAGGAGTTCCGGCCCAAGGGCGAGGCGGGCCGCATCCACGAGGACATCGTCCACTATCCTTATGAGGATCTGGCCGAGCACCTGCGCAAGATCGCGGCCTACACCAAGACCTCGGCCGGGATCATGTACGCGCGTGGCAAGCGCTGCGGCGTGGCCGGGGCCTGCCTGCGGGCGCTTGGCCGCTTCGTGAAGAAGTACGTGTTCAAGCTCGGCTTCCTCGACGGCCGCGCGGGCTTCGTCCTGGCGCTGTACGACATGCTCTACGTCTTCCAGAAGTACCTGCTCCTGGAGGAGATGCGGCTGCGCGACGAGAAGACGGGCAAGCCCTCTTCCCGCTCCTGACCCATTCCTGAGCCGTCCCTCGCATCGACCGCCTTCCCAGGCTGCCACGGAAAAACGGCGCGGCCATCGGGCGCGTTTTGAGCAAAATCGAAGCCCCTCCCTGGCGTCCGGACCGCCCGGACGCAAGGGAGGGGTGTGACGGTGACTCAGGCAACCGTGTCGCTCGGCGGCCCAAGACTTGCTGGCTGTATTCCCGTGCGGCGCGCCTCGCGGCGGTCCGCTAGGCTTTGCGCCCGAACAGGCCGCCCTTGAGCGTGTGGGCGGCAAGGATGCTCTTTTGCGATTCGTAGAAAGGATCGCTCTTGCCGCTGAACGGGTCCGTGTTCATGAGGTCGAGCGTGCCCGAGACCAGGGCCGCGCCGAACGAGGCCTTGTCCACCGGCGCATGCGAGAACGCCCCGCGCCCGCCCATGTAGTCGAGTGTCTTGGTCACCACGGCCGCGCCGAACGTCTGCCTGCCCACGGGAGCGAAGCCCCCGAAACCACCCATCGCGCCCATTTTCTCGATGCCCATGACGAGCCTCCGGCAAAAGCGTAAATTATCCCTTTTCATGCCTATCGGCCGAAAAGGCGCAATTCTTTAGGCGCTCGAAAAAATTTCCGGCCGAGGGACAGCCGACGCCTTAAGGCGCCTGTCACGCGCGGCCGCTTCTGACCACCTCAAGGGCGCGCTCCACGTCCCATTCGTCGTGCACCACGCGCGAGAGCGCCTTGACCAGGAGTTCCGGCCGGTCGTGCTGAAAGACGTTGCGGCCGATGGACAGCCCCGCGCATCCGGCCAGGCAGGCGTCGTGCGCCATGGTCAAAAGCGCCGCGTCGTCGTCCAGGCGCGGGCCGCCCGCGATGACCACCGGCACGCAGCAGGCCTCCACCACGCGGGCGAAGCTCTCCATGTCGCCGGTATAGGCGCACTTGACCACGTCGGCCCCGAGTTCCACGGCCACGCGCGCGGCGTGGGCCACCACGGCCGGGTCGTACTCGTTCACGATGTGCGGCCCGCGCGCGTACATCATGGCCAACACCGGCATGCCCCACTCGGCCGCGCGCGAGCAGACCATCCCGAGGTCGGCCAGCATGTCGCGCTCGCGCTCGTCGCCCAGGTTCACGTGCACCGAGACGCCGTCCGCGCCAAGCTTGATGGCGTCCTCCACGCTGGCCACGAGCGTCTTCGCGCCGGGAAAGGGAGACAGGGAGGTGGAAGCCGAGAGGTGGACGATGAGTCCGATGTCCTTGCCGTAGCCGCGATGGGTGCAGCGAGGCATGCCCTTGTGCATGAGCACGGCGTTGGCCCCGCCTTCGGCCACGCGATCCACCGAGCCCTTGAAGTCGTGCATGCCCTTGATGGGCCCCACGGTCACGCCGTGGTCCATGGGCACGATCACCGTGCGCCGCGTGTTGCGATTGAGAATGCGTTCGAGGCGGACGGCCTTTCCGAGAAGCATGCGAACCTCCGTTCACGTGTTTGCCCGAAAGGAGGCCGCAAGGCGGCTCGCGGTCCCAAACGAAAGGGGCCGCGAGCGTGATGCCCGCGGCCCCTTTCGGATCGTTCGCCGGGTGTGGCTACCCTGCGCGCTCCCCGTGGCCGCGGGCGCTTCTAAAGAAGAAAAAGCCGAAAAAGACGGCTTGGAAGCGGGTTCTGGCGGCGGGGTTCGTGCGCATGGAAATTCTCCTATGCCCACAAGGCCCGGCCTGTCAATGCATCGCCCGGGTTTCACGAAATTATCATCTCCGGTTCTTCTTTCCTCGTGGCATGACCCGTGATAAAGACCCAAACTATCCAAAACCATAGACGCATCCGAGGGGACCTCCCGATGGCCGACAAGAAGACCGCTCCGAAAAAGCCCGCCGCCAAGACGGCCCCCAAGGCAACGTCCCGCGCGGGCGAAAAGAAAAAATCCGAAGCCGGACCCGCCCCGAGAATACAACCCACCAAGCGCCTCGTGGATTCGCTGTGCTATACGGCCGCCGCGCCCGAGTCGGAGAAGATCGCGGCCGACCTGCGCCGCCACGTGACCGTGACCCTGGGCAACGACTTCGACAGGCCCAGCGCCTACACCTACAGCCAGGGCCTGTCCTACGCCGTGCGCGACCGACTCATCGACCAGTGGATCAAGACCCAACGGTCGATGTACGAGAACGGCACCAAGCGCGTCTATTACCTCTCGCTCGAATTTCTGCCCGGCAGGTTTCTGGCCAACAGCATCCTGAACCTGGGCATCGAGGAGGACGTGGAGGCCGCACTCAAGGGCACGCGCCTGACCCTGGCCGACTTGGAGGAGCAGGAGGCCGAGCCGGGGCTCGGCAACGGCGGCCTGGGCCGTCTGGCCTCGTGCTACCTCGACTCCATGGCCACCCTGGGCATCCCGGGCTACGGCTACGGCATCTCTTACGCCTACGGCATCTTCCGCCAGGACATCGAGGACGGTCGCCAGGTGGAGAAGGCCGACAACTGGCTGCACTACGGCACGCCGTGGGGCTTTCAGCGCACCAAGCACCTGTATTCGGTCCATTTCGGCGGCTACGTGCGGCCCTACACCGACCACGAAGGCAACACCCGCTTCCACTGGGTGGCCGAGCAGCGACTGAAGGCCATGGCCCTGGACATCATGGTTCCGGGCTACAAGAACGGCTACGCCACCAACATGCGGCTGTGGGTGGCCAAGGCCGACAAGGCCTTCGACCTGCAGTTCTTCAACTCCGGGGACTACATCGGCGCCCTGGAGAACAAGATCATGTCCGAGAAGATCTCCATGGTCCTTTATCCCGACGACACGGAGATGGCGGGCAAGGAACTGCGCCTCAAGCAGCAATACTTCTTCGTCTCCGCGACCATGCAAGACATCGTGCGCCGCTTCCGCAAGAAGGGCGTGCCCTGGACCGACCTGCCCAAATACGTGGCCGTGCAGCTCAACGAGACCCACCCGGCCATCGCCATCCCGGAGCTGATGCGCATGCTCGTGGACGGCGAGCACATGGACTGGGACGATGCCTGGGCCACCTGCGTGCGCACCTTCGCCTACACCAACCACACCGTGCTGCCCGAGGCCCTGGAGAAGTGGCCCGCCGAACTCATGGAGCGCCTGTTGCCGCGCCACATGCAGATCATCTACGAGATCAACCGCCGCTTCCTGCAGGAGGTGGCCATGCGCTTCACCGGCGACACGGAGCGGCTGCGCCGCATGTCGCTCATCGAGGAAGGCGAGGACAAGCAGGTGCGCATGGCCTTCTTGGCCATCATCGGCTCGCATACGGTCAACGGCGTGGCCGCGCTGCACTCCGAACTCATCACCAAGACCATCTTCCGCGACTTCTTCGAGATGTACCCCGAGCGCTTCACCAACATCACCAACGGCGTCACGCCGCGCCGCTTCCTGGCGCAGTGCAACAAGCCGCTGGCGCGCCTCATCACCGAGGCCGTGGGCGACGGCTGGCAGACGCACCTCGACCGCATCAAGGGCTTGGCCCCGCTGGCCGAGGACGCCGCTTTCAGGGAGAGCTGGCTCGACATCCGCAAGGCCAACAAACAGGCCCTGGGCAGCCTGGTGTCCGACCTGTGCGGCGTGCGACCCGATCCCGAAAGTCTTTTCGACGTCCAGGTCAAACGCATCCACGAATACAAGCGGCAACTGCTCAACTGCCTGCACCTGATCACTCTTTTGAACCGGCTGCGCGACAATCCAGGGCTTGAGATGACGCCGCGCACGGTGCTCTTCGCGGGCAAGGCCGCGCCGGGCTACGCGATGGCCAAGCTGATCATCCGGTTGATAAGTTCCGTGGCCTATGCCGTGAATACCGACCCGGCCGTGGGCGGACGCCTGCGCGCCGCCTTCCTGCCCAACTACTCGGTCTCGCAGGCCGAACACATCATCCCGGCCTGCGACCTCTCCGAGCAGATATCCACGGCCGGCATGGAGGCCTCGGGCACCGGCAACATGAAGTTCGCCCTGAACGGCGCGCTGACCATCGGCACTTACGACGGAGCCAACATCGAGATTCTGGAGGAGGTCGGGGCCGAAAACTTCTTCCTCTTCGGCCTGCGCGTAGAGGACGTGCTCGAAAAAAGACGCGGCGGCTACGACCCGCGCGCCGTGTGCACCGAGCACCCCGAACTGGCCAGGGCGATCGGCATGATCGCCACGGGCTACTTCTCGCCCGGCGAACCCGATTTGTACGCGCCCATCGTCCGCTCGCTGCTCGACGGCGGCGATTTTTTCATGGTCATGGCCGACTACGCGGACTACGTGCGCACCCAGGACGAGGCGGCCAGGGTCTTCGCCGACCCGCACGAGTGGGCCAAACGCTCCATCCTGAATACGGCAGGCATGGGCAAGTTCTCCTCCGACCGCTCGATCATGGAGTACGCGACCAGGATCTGGGGGGTTACGCCCCTCGCGTTGGACACGTAAGCACCCTTCCTGGATGGGGGCCATGCCACGGATGGCGGACATGGCGCTGCCAAAATGAGCGCAATACGTGTTTTCCCCAATTGATTGCGTCCTGAAAAGGCGGTAGGCGCTGAATCGGGGGAGCAATCATTTGCGCGGGAGTGGATGATGAACGGACTGGGAGCTGACCTGAACAGGCTGAAGCTTCGCCGGGCCAGGGAAGCGCTGGAAAAGGCCCGTTCGAGCGTGGCGGTCGTGGAGTGCCCGTGCTGTGGCGCGCATCTTCTGGTCGAATGCTGCGACGATCAGGTCATGGTCTATTGCGGCCACTGCCTTTTCACGGCGTCGGACAACACCTGCCGGGAATAGCAGGCCGTCTCAAAAGCCCCGCCCGCAGCCGGGCATGGCCGGATCATCCCGATTCCGCCCGGATCGGGCGCGGATGCGGCTTTGCGGCTTGACTTTCGCGCTCATGGTCCTATCCTCGCAGGGATTTTCCCAACGAGGTGACGCCATGCCCATGTACGAATATTCCTGTGCCGCCTGCGGCGTCGAGTTCGAGGAACTCGGCAGCCTGCGCGACGAGTCCTGCCCGCCCTGCCCGGCCTGCGCCAGCGTCGAGACGAAACGGCTCGTCTCCCGCCATTCCCTGAAGACCGGCGTGCCCCCCATCAAGGGGCTCGACACCATCAAGCAGATTCATCCCAATGCGCGTCCCGCGCACCTCAACCGCGGCCCCGGCGGTCCTACCGGTTGCGGCGGCTGCAAGCCAAGCGGCGGTTGAGGCGTGTAATCCCGGCTCCCCGTGCGGGCGCCTTCAAACACTCGTAACGCAAGACCAATCGCTTCGCCCTGAGGGACAATTGCCCTGGGACGGCTCTGCCGTTTCATGCGGTCAAGCTGCCTGCGAATCCGGCTGAAAAATGCTGAAGGCGTTGCCTTCGGGATCTTCGCAATAGGCCATGTAGCCGATGCCGGGGATGGCGCGGCGCGGCACGATGACCCTGCCTCCGGCCGCGACGACCCGATTCAGGGCCTCGTCCACCGAGGACGTGTGAATGGTCGGCGTTCCCGTGACCCGATGGGCGGGTCGTTTGCCCACGCGGCCGAAGATCAGGCTCTGTCCGTCATCCAGGCCGTCGCGCAGCCAATAATTCTCACCCCGGGAGTCCCGGACGAAATCGAGCCCGAAGGCTTGGGCGTAGAACCCGGCCATACGCTCGGGATTGTCCGCAAAAACGTCGAAATGCACCATTCTTTCCATATCCCGCACCTCCTGCGCCGCCAACGGTAAACAATCGGTTCCGCCCGCTTGGCCGCCGCGCATACTCCCCCAAAATAATCCAAGGATAAGGGGGCTAGATTACTATCCTGCCACAGAACACAAAAAAGTACAGCCGTCTTTCGTCACGACGGCCTCTTTTTGTGGAGCGCAACTCCATTATGTATGGAAAATCGACAGATTGTGGCAAAAATGCAACAACAGCCTCCCGCGCGGAAGCGCGGGTGAAGACGGAGAGCAGGCGGTTCCGGACGGATTTTTCTAGCGACCTCTGTGCGAGGCGAGCCGGTTCAGGAGCAGATACGAAGCGAGTCCACGCTGATCGATCCGGCAGACCTCATCCTCGGCCAAAACCTTGACTTCACTTGTCTTTTCGGCAACTTCCCGCTCGATCGTCGAAACGCAGAAAGATGCCTGCGCAGGAGCGAAAACCCAGGCGCTGATGGCCACGGCAAGAGATGCAAAGGCTATAATTATCAGATTGTTACGCATTTCAAGTACTCCTTCTTCCCTGTTTCGGCGACAGGCCGCACCGTCCACACGGGCCGCACCCTTCCGCTGGGCATATTCCGCCCGCGCGGCAGTCCAGATAGCCCTGCCATTCCTTCCACAGGTGGGCGCGCGAGACGCCCGGGTCAATGACCTCCCAGGGAAATAACTCTCCCTGGCTTTTCTCCAGCAAATACCGTGCCGTATCGACACCCCACGCCTTGAGCGCAGCCCGCCAACTCCCACGTCGCGCCGCCAACTCGGCGAGATCGAACACCGCCTCGTCGCCGCGCGCCAAGAGCCCTTGGAGCCGGGCCGCGAATGGCGATTCGCCCTCCACGCGCATGCCCTTGAAGGGGCGGCACGCGACCCTGACCTGCTCGATGCGACGCGAGAGGTCTTCCTCACTCGCCATGGCAGCCCATTGCAGCGGCGTGAAAGGCTTTGGAACCAGCGGCGACACCGAGAGCACAAGAAGCTCAAGCCCCGACCCCTTCCTGCCTCGGCCACGTTCGCGGGCCTCCTGAACGCGGGCCATGAAACCGGCCAGTTCCTCGTAGTCTGCATCCTCCTCGCCGGGCCAGCCCACGATCAGATAAAGCTTGAGCTTGTTGAAGCGTAGTCGGCTCACCGTCTCCACGACCCGAAGCAGGGCTTCGCTGTCGAGCCGTTTCCCGGCCGCGCGGCGAAGCCGCTCGCTCGGAGCCTCCAGCGCCAGGGTCAAGCTGCGCGCGCCCGTGTCGCGCAGGAATTGCAGAAAATCGTCGTCCAGGCCGTCGGCCCGCACCGAGGACAGGGAAAAGGCGGTCTTGCGCTCCCTGAGCCAGAGTAAAAATTCGCGCAGGTCGGGCCAATCCGTGAGGGCAGTGCCTACGAGCCCCACCTTGCGCGGGTTCGCAGCCTCGACCAGTTCCTTCAGGCGCGAAAGTGTGGCTCGACGGGGTGGGCGATAGATGGACCCGGCGGCGCAGAAACGGCAGCCGTATGGGCAGCCGCGGTTGACCTCGACCAGGAACATGTCGCGGAAGGCCGCCTCGGAACTGACGAAGGAGGAATAGGCCGGATCGTGCAGGATGGGCCCGATGCCGCCCGCAATGCGGCGGCGCACGGGAACTTCTGATCTCCCCGGAGCGTAGATGCCGGGCATGGAGGCGATGCGCGAAAGGGCATCGGCCTTGTCCGCGCCCGCGAAGAACGCCCCGCGTACGGCGGATGCAGTGTCCGCGAGGCCGTCCTCGGCCTCCCCCACGAAGAATGCGTCGGCGAGCGGCGCCAGAGGAGCCGGATTGAGG
This window contains:
- a CDS encoding Fur family transcriptional regulator, coding for MNQTTHENTTQGRAGRMIECMRRSGLRVTPQREAIVRLLADDSSHPSAESVHARAALELPWMSKATVYNTLNSLIQAGVIQELDLGHERRFDGRTDEPHAHLVCRVCGRIEDVDLPEGFDIAGLADAGTGFRAEHVQVKLTGTCRACAAGPEASPSPCRRAGGHIQPR
- a CDS encoding radical SAM protein; the encoded protein is MFPFSHEQFLPCTLQELIEVRERLPFADVHAPLHLTDDMDAYELHSGFLVEGSQGVFCVSSLRLLREASSGKSAHEIARSPDDLTELEHLHRYGVIRTGNGGSGKLITHEAGNEFSRLYENRNLTWFSYIPQKIEMDITTKCNLRCIHCSREASPEARQGSMTLEDYIRIIEQAAEIGVPNLTVMGGEPTTHPEFIELALIARVAGVKSLSTSTNGWLVDAALAHKMARLFGSVQVSLHGAKSATHDAIVGRKGAFERAVRALSLLRDEGVASLNISFSVMRQNATEISAMVELAKDLGITELRFLVLTPEGRALNLSTWGEDEKREIADQLGGLRVAFGNCVDISAGGFPPYDGISKTAAFYGCPAGRNLLYIDAQGRAKPCHCTGIDLGDVRESPLLDLWHSKPMQSLRSRLDCCEYSQVCAGGCLGNEEWLQKFFHHA
- a CDS encoding RDD family protein, whose product is MDRNDDGWEELKARRAAEAGRNGGYASFMQRLGAYIADQGILFVVTFALTYFLDFGGVENVSGEELTRDDTMGMIIALCLSWGYYALQESSAHQATFGKRMMGIVVTDMDGRRLSFGRATLRYFGKLLSGLIFLLGYLMAAFTPRKQALHDYIAGTLVVRRPD
- a CDS encoding glycosyltransferase family 4 protein, with the protein product MRAIQVVNVRFFNATAWYGLYLTRLMREAGHQALVIGLPDTESFEVAREWGIEPVPMDMNTTHPGRLLALYREMADLVRDFRPHVVNCHRGESFLLWGLLKRATRSFALVRTRGDQRLPRNNLPNRWLHRDVADAVVATNSSMARHFIQAMGLPSEKVWTILGGVDTGRFRFDPEGRARVRAEFGFAPEDVVVGIVGRFDPVKGQEDLIRAAGEARRLGGCSFKLFFVGFDSITGSGEIKEWCRREGVDDIARLSGARKDVAACLSALDMGVCASRYSETIARAPMEIMACGRPLIATRVGVLPDLVPPSALAAPSDPEDLGRLLHKALTRPDWLKAVQVDEQRIMAQYSGKDFLNQTLSLYQGLTSGLHA
- a CDS encoding glycosyltransferase family 2 protein is translated as MREPVTAVILTFNGQRLLRECLQSLDFCDEIVVVDSGSTDETLAIAAEFGARVLHRAWEGTIPQFRFAFTHVATPWVVTLDQDEYCSPELRQAIVQALENPGSACGFYVKRRSFYLDRFLKHSGWYPDWLFRVFRMDGFELKGTLPHEEFRPKGEAGRIHEDIVHYPYEDLAEHLRKIAAYTKTSAGIMYARGKRCGVAGACLRALGRFVKKYVFKLGFLDGRAGFVLALYDMLYVFQKYLLLEEMRLRDEKTGKPSSRS
- a CDS encoding 2-amino-3,7-dideoxy-D-threo-hept-6-ulosonate synthase, producing MLLGKAVRLERILNRNTRRTVIVPMDHGVTVGPIKGMHDFKGSVDRVAEGGANAVLMHKGMPRCTHRGYGKDIGLIVHLSASTSLSPFPGAKTLVASVEDAIKLGADGVSVHVNLGDERERDMLADLGMVCSRAAEWGMPVLAMMYARGPHIVNEYDPAVVAHAARVAVELGADVVKCAYTGDMESFARVVEACCVPVVIAGGPRLDDDAALLTMAHDACLAGCAGLSIGRNVFQHDRPELLVKALSRVVHDEWDVERALEVVRSGRA